A part of Candidatus Delongbacteria bacterium genomic DNA contains:
- the ahpF gene encoding alkyl hydroperoxide reductase subunit F, protein MLDTSILDALREYTTRMSHDVTLVLGKGEHASRAELLAMLQDVASVSPRISLIEEDSGLSTPLCSAASFTLLQEGRETGIVFSGVPGGHEFSSLVLALLQSGGVPLKLDPGIQAAIRSIQRPLHFETVVSLSCHNCPDVVQALNQMALLNPLINHEMIDGGVFPELVEQREIQGVPAVFLDGKPFANGKLDVGQIVEKVLALIPADQRAVVAPAADESVIQDVVVVGGGPAGVAASVYAARKGLSVMLIADRLGGQVKDTMGIENLISVPRTTGPELSNALEAHLGEYPVTVRKHLKVHSLEKGEIKSLVLSSGEVVRARTVIVATGARWRELGVPGERENIGHGVAYCPHCDGPFFKGKDVAVIGGGNSGVEAALDLAGIVNSVTVLEYLPELKADKVLVDQLQNTSNITVHTNVATRTINAQEGKVVSLSLTNRASGEELELPLAGVFIQIGLVPNSAFLKDVVELTRFGEVVINDRCETSEPGIFACGDVTTVPWKQIVIAVGEGAKASLAAFEHLLRSRGAAGAA, encoded by the coding sequence ATGCTTGATACATCCATTCTGGACGCCCTGCGGGAATACACCACCCGCATGAGCCACGATGTCACATTGGTGCTGGGCAAAGGTGAACACGCCAGCCGGGCCGAACTGCTGGCCATGCTGCAGGATGTGGCGTCCGTGAGTCCGCGCATTTCCCTGATCGAAGAGGACAGCGGACTGAGTACCCCTCTGTGCAGCGCGGCCAGTTTCACCCTGCTGCAGGAGGGCCGTGAGACGGGCATCGTCTTCTCCGGGGTTCCCGGCGGTCACGAGTTCAGTTCCCTGGTCCTGGCCCTGCTGCAGAGCGGGGGCGTGCCCCTGAAACTGGATCCGGGAATCCAGGCCGCCATCCGGTCGATCCAGCGTCCCCTGCACTTCGAGACAGTGGTCTCGCTCAGTTGTCACAACTGCCCCGATGTGGTACAGGCCCTGAACCAGATGGCCCTGCTGAATCCGCTGATCAACCACGAGATGATCGATGGAGGCGTGTTTCCCGAATTGGTGGAGCAGCGCGAGATCCAGGGCGTGCCCGCGGTGTTCCTGGATGGCAAGCCCTTTGCCAATGGCAAACTGGATGTGGGCCAGATCGTCGAGAAGGTGCTGGCACTGATTCCCGCGGACCAGCGGGCCGTTGTCGCACCCGCGGCCGATGAGTCCGTGATCCAGGATGTGGTGGTGGTCGGGGGAGGCCCCGCGGGAGTGGCCGCCAGTGTCTACGCCGCGCGCAAGGGCCTGTCGGTGATGCTGATCGCGGACCGGCTGGGTGGCCAGGTCAAGGATACCATGGGCATCGAGAACCTGATTTCGGTGCCCAGGACTACGGGTCCCGAACTGAGCAATGCCCTGGAAGCACATCTTGGGGAGTACCCCGTCACGGTGCGCAAGCACTTGAAGGTGCATTCGCTGGAAAAGGGCGAGATCAAGAGTCTTGTGCTCAGTTCGGGGGAGGTGGTGCGCGCCCGCACCGTGATCGTGGCCACCGGGGCCCGCTGGCGCGAACTGGGAGTCCCGGGCGAGCGCGAGAACATCGGCCATGGCGTGGCCTACTGCCCGCACTGCGACGGCCCTTTTTTCAAGGGCAAGGACGTGGCGGTGATCGGCGGCGGCAATTCGGGCGTGGAAGCCGCCCTGGATCTGGCCGGCATCGTGAACTCTGTGACCGTGCTGGAGTATCTGCCTGAGCTGAAAGCGGACAAGGTGCTGGTGGACCAGCTGCAGAACACAAGCAACATCACCGTGCACACCAATGTGGCCACGCGCACCATCAATGCCCAGGAGGGCAAAGTGGTGTCCCTGTCGCTAACCAACCGGGCCAGCGGAGAAGAGCTCGAGCTGCCGCTGGCCGGGGTGTTCATCCAGATCGGGCTGGTGCCCAACAGCGCCTTCCTCAAGGATGTGGTCGAACTGACCCGCTTCGGGGAAGTGGTGATCAACGATCGCTGCGAGACCAGTGAGCCCGGGATCTTCGCCTGTGGCGACGTGACCACCGTGCCCTGGAAACAGATCGTGATCGCGGTGGGTGAGGGCGCCAAGGCATCATTGGCGGCCTTTGAACATCTGCTGCGCAGCCGGGGGGCTGCCGGGGCCGCGTGA
- a CDS encoding DUF481 domain-containing protein, with the protein MRNALSLILACGFLAAATQAEDRPWSNTADVSLVMTGGNSQTQNLTLTNKFTRKWTNTTLTVLGKVVSAEATSRVVSYDAVNDVILVTENTEKSAEAYELGTKLKGKLAGEFQWYTNVGWFQDKLSGVDQRITAGAGFGYTVFKNDTHSLASEAGFEFTDETPVEGDGESFGSARGFLDYVRPLSETSEFTAAAEILSNMSNSEDLRLNLDFGLASRLSDRLAMKLAYGIKYDGDPITESVAGTTQKFVYDKTDTVLSMSLVLNL; encoded by the coding sequence ATGCGCAACGCACTCTCGCTCATTCTGGCCTGTGGATTTCTGGCCGCCGCTACCCAGGCCGAAGATCGGCCCTGGAGCAACACGGCGGACGTCAGCCTGGTGATGACCGGTGGCAACTCCCAGACCCAGAATCTGACCCTGACCAACAAGTTCACCCGCAAGTGGACCAACACCACCCTGACCGTGCTGGGCAAGGTGGTCAGTGCCGAGGCGACGTCTCGCGTGGTCAGCTACGATGCGGTCAACGACGTGATTCTGGTCACCGAGAACACCGAGAAGTCGGCCGAAGCCTACGAGCTTGGCACCAAGCTCAAGGGCAAGCTCGCCGGCGAGTTCCAGTGGTACACCAACGTGGGCTGGTTCCAGGACAAGCTGTCCGGTGTGGACCAGCGGATCACGGCGGGTGCCGGTTTCGGATACACGGTCTTCAAGAACGACACGCACAGCCTGGCGTCGGAAGCCGGTTTCGAATTCACGGATGAAACCCCCGTGGAAGGCGATGGCGAGTCATTCGGCAGCGCCCGTGGATTCCTGGATTATGTGCGCCCCCTGAGCGAGACATCCGAGTTCACCGCCGCGGCGGAAATCCTCTCGAACATGAGCAACAGCGAGGACCTGCGCCTCAACCTGGACTTTGGCCTGGCGTCCCGCCTGAGCGATCGTCTGGCCATGAAACTGGCCTACGGCATCAAGTACGATGGCGACCCGATTACGGAATCCGTGGCCGGCACCACCCAGAAGTTCGTCTACGACAAGACGGACACGGTGCTGTCCATGTCGCTGGTACTGAATCTGTAG
- a CDS encoding phosphotransferase has protein sequence MADLISLQQEALEQLHSLNLVDPDARCVPVPGGGGQRRYLRVQDSRPARILCLSPAPQHVGGSLDENQSFVYMARLLEAHGGHGPRLLAHSAPRPDRAAWFLEEDLGDTRLLELALATPHEDGLMDLCLDALAVLVDLQLRLKPPVFDATRTHSPAWGTGMLLAEESGPWRRLLIHDHLRLDLDHAALERECLDLARVTGALPSGEFIHRDFQSTNLLQVNGAWRVVDFQGARLGSPYYDVASLVYDPYLALPPDVRLGLLEEYAEIGHPVHGLELEEMLPDLQRVAAHRLMQAQAAYLRIAKATGERRWLRHLVPAASALRSLCLDGAFADWPVLCDTSWLAWDHLNRLGVEPA, from the coding sequence GTGGCAGACCTGATCTCACTGCAGCAGGAAGCACTCGAGCAACTGCATTCACTGAACCTGGTGGATCCGGACGCACGTTGCGTCCCCGTGCCGGGAGGCGGCGGGCAGCGTCGCTATCTGCGCGTCCAGGATTCCCGTCCCGCGCGCATCCTCTGCCTCAGTCCCGCGCCCCAGCATGTCGGGGGCAGTCTGGACGAGAACCAGAGTTTCGTATACATGGCACGGCTGCTTGAGGCCCATGGCGGACATGGCCCACGCCTGCTGGCCCACTCAGCCCCACGCCCGGACCGCGCCGCCTGGTTCCTGGAAGAGGATCTGGGCGACACACGCCTGCTGGAACTGGCCCTGGCCACTCCCCACGAAGACGGTCTGATGGACCTGTGCCTGGATGCCCTGGCCGTGCTGGTGGACCTGCAGCTGCGGTTGAAGCCCCCGGTCTTCGATGCCACACGCACTCACAGTCCCGCCTGGGGTACCGGCATGCTGCTTGCCGAGGAGTCCGGTCCCTGGCGCCGCCTGCTGATCCACGATCACTTGCGTCTGGACCTGGATCACGCGGCCCTCGAGCGTGAATGCCTTGACCTTGCCCGGGTCACAGGGGCACTGCCTTCCGGAGAGTTCATCCACCGGGATTTCCAGTCGACCAATCTGCTGCAGGTCAACGGTGCCTGGCGAGTGGTGGATTTCCAGGGCGCACGGCTGGGCAGTCCCTACTATGATGTGGCCAGTCTGGTCTACGACCCCTATCTGGCCCTTCCCCCGGATGTGCGACTGGGACTGCTGGAGGAGTACGCCGAGATCGGGCACCCCGTGCACGGGCTGGAGCTGGAGGAGATGCTTCCGGACCTGCAGCGTGTGGCCGCCCACCGGCTGATGCAGGCCCAGGCCGCCTATCTGCGCATCGCGAAAGCCACGGGCGAACGGCGTTGGTTGCGCCACCTGGTTCCCGCGGCCTCGGCCCTGCGTTCGCTCTGCCTGGATGGCGCCTTTGCCGACTGGCCCGTCCTGTGTGACACAAGCTGGCTGGCCTGGGATCACCTGAATCGCCTGGGAGTGGAACCCGCATGA
- a CDS encoding glycosyltransferase: MKVVLTGGGTAGHVYPALAIGRELARDPANSLLYIGTRGRSEELVLSREAQISGAGRIPLRFASSCGYPGTRLLPLLRFLAILATGVLQASWHLLRFRPDLLVACGGYASAPAVFAASLLRRVGLLKVRILLHEQNASPGLMNRVSARLADVTALTFPGSAAGLKARQCCITGYPVRTDLRTLPSCDEARTRLGLEKEGVVLLVFGGSQGARSLNRALHELLPRLLRMGVQVLHAYGTSRGDWNAESENLEMQRGLKAGLGEELASRYHGVPFLFDMQAAYAAADLCLARAGAGTIYELLAAGVPAVLVPKMGLPGDHQVMNARRIESTGAARIVLERPVILGNHVEAGLDPDTLFSVMRPLLESGDERDRQRTLADSEARQDALAELLRLCHELVDRGRVTCEAVPRQPASHAGLESRSTAALSARLARDPESRAYLVYRAGAALISGSWVERNAGVKLAADLRDQSLVPILLRLLGQGRTRWSPRALFGEHYAQNGFIRRNAAAALGQIGHADNQVISTLVGLLDDSYWEVRVEALGALRNLLDTGSASAELLAWAHRRARRGNFEEQIVAARFLEKHERPENWKSWVLPLLSCSNSRVREQAITVLHDLVSSGRLDGHKDVDPLLDRIMLTSTRFDPVFPLKQRMKDLSRSIRETGSC, from the coding sequence ATGAAGGTGGTCCTCACCGGTGGCGGCACGGCCGGCCACGTCTATCCTGCCCTGGCCATCGGGCGTGAGCTGGCCCGCGATCCGGCCAATTCCCTGCTCTACATCGGCACCCGCGGACGCAGCGAGGAACTTGTGCTCTCGCGCGAAGCCCAGATTTCCGGAGCGGGCCGCATTCCCTTGCGCTTCGCCAGCAGTTGCGGCTATCCGGGGACCCGCCTGTTGCCGCTGCTGCGCTTTCTGGCCATTCTGGCAACCGGTGTGTTGCAGGCAAGTTGGCACCTGCTGCGTTTCCGGCCCGATCTGCTTGTCGCCTGCGGAGGCTATGCCAGCGCTCCCGCCGTGTTCGCGGCCTCCCTGCTGCGCCGGGTTGGGTTGCTGAAGGTGCGCATCCTGCTGCACGAACAGAATGCGTCTCCCGGTCTGATGAATCGCGTATCCGCGCGTCTGGCTGATGTGACCGCGCTGACATTTCCCGGCAGCGCGGCGGGGCTCAAGGCGCGCCAGTGCTGCATCACGGGCTATCCCGTGCGTACCGACCTGCGCACGCTGCCTTCGTGTGACGAGGCCCGCACCCGTCTGGGGCTGGAAAAGGAAGGCGTGGTGCTGCTGGTCTTCGGGGGCTCGCAGGGCGCCCGCAGCCTGAACCGCGCACTGCACGAGCTCTTGCCCCGTCTCCTGCGCATGGGAGTCCAGGTACTGCACGCCTATGGTACCTCACGGGGCGACTGGAATGCCGAAAGCGAGAATCTTGAGATGCAGCGCGGTTTGAAAGCCGGGCTGGGTGAGGAACTGGCCAGCCGCTATCACGGTGTGCCCTTCCTGTTTGACATGCAGGCCGCCTACGCCGCGGCCGACCTCTGCCTGGCACGCGCGGGGGCCGGCACGATCTATGAACTGCTGGCGGCCGGAGTGCCCGCCGTGCTGGTGCCCAAGATGGGCCTGCCCGGCGACCATCAGGTGATGAATGCTCGCCGCATCGAGAGCACGGGAGCCGCACGCATCGTGCTCGAGCGCCCCGTGATCCTGGGGAACCACGTGGAAGCGGGCCTGGATCCGGACACCCTGTTTTCCGTGATGCGTCCGCTGCTCGAGAGTGGCGACGAAAGAGACCGGCAGCGCACACTGGCCGACAGCGAAGCTCGCCAGGACGCCCTGGCCGAACTGCTGCGTCTGTGCCACGAACTGGTTGACCGCGGCAGAGTGACCTGTGAGGCTGTGCCACGCCAACCGGCCAGTCACGCGGGTCTGGAAAGCCGCAGCACCGCGGCGCTGAGCGCCCGGCTGGCGCGTGATCCAGAATCCCGGGCCTACCTGGTGTATCGTGCGGGAGCCGCCCTGATCAGTGGGTCCTGGGTCGAACGCAACGCGGGCGTGAAACTGGCCGCCGATCTGCGTGACCAGTCGCTGGTGCCCATCCTGCTGAGGTTGCTGGGCCAGGGGCGCACGCGCTGGAGCCCGCGGGCCCTTTTCGGGGAACACTATGCGCAGAACGGTTTCATCCGGCGCAACGCGGCCGCCGCTCTGGGCCAGATCGGACACGCCGACAACCAGGTGATTTCCACCCTTGTGGGCCTGCTGGATGACAGCTACTGGGAAGTCCGCGTGGAGGCCCTGGGGGCCTTGCGGAACCTGCTGGACACGGGCAGCGCGAGTGCCGAGCTGCTTGCCTGGGCCCATCGCCGTGCGCGCCGCGGCAATTTTGAAGAGCAGATCGTGGCGGCCCGCTTTCTTGAGAAACACGAGCGGCCCGAGAACTGGAAGAGCTGGGTCTTGCCTCTGCTGTCCTGTTCCAACAGCCGGGTGCGCGAGCAAGCCATCACCGTGCTCCATGATCTGGTGAGCAGTGGGCGCCTGGACGGCCACAAGGACGTGGATCCCCTGCTGGACCGGATCATGCTGACCTCCACCCGATTCGATCCGGTCTTCCCGCTGAAACAGCGCATGAAGGACCTGAGTCGCAGCATCCGGGAGACAGGCTCATGCTGA
- the mraY gene encoding phospho-N-acetylmuramoyl-pentapeptide-transferase, whose translation MLKWLAAILRAEWGGPGWLRLFDYLSVRTMLAALTTFVISLIIGRLMIRWLHDRGYRDVVEDYGVIDVGNKRGTPTMGGLIIILAVLAGYLLWFDVHSKLAWAGLASLLWFGLLGLVDDLYKIRGGSGKAGLSQGVKLFLQTAFAGLFVWWMLSPLSPVPPELRTQLYIPFMKAPLLDLGLYFIPFAIFTILAVSNSVNFADGMDGLATVPVAIVYMVYAVVAYVIGNEIYSAYLNFDYVAGAGEFAVLAGAIIGACLGFLWYNFFPAQVFMGDTGSMALGGLVAVMALLLKQELLFLIAGGVFVVEGASVLIQEKIGIRWLGRRIFYRAPIHHAFQHRGVAETKVVIRFWIVAMLLGFIALLSLKFR comes from the coding sequence ATGCTGAAATGGCTGGCCGCCATCCTGCGCGCCGAATGGGGCGGACCGGGGTGGTTGCGACTCTTCGACTACCTTTCGGTGCGCACCATGCTGGCCGCGCTGACCACCTTCGTGATCAGCCTGATCATCGGGCGCCTGATGATCCGCTGGCTGCACGACCGCGGCTATCGTGACGTCGTGGAAGACTACGGCGTGATCGACGTGGGCAACAAGCGTGGCACGCCCACCATGGGCGGGCTGATCATCATCCTGGCCGTGCTGGCGGGGTACCTGCTCTGGTTCGATGTCCACAGCAAGCTGGCCTGGGCCGGCTTGGCCTCGCTGCTCTGGTTCGGGCTGCTGGGGCTGGTGGATGACCTCTACAAGATCCGCGGTGGCAGTGGCAAGGCCGGTCTCAGCCAGGGCGTGAAGCTCTTCCTGCAGACAGCGTTCGCCGGACTCTTTGTCTGGTGGATGCTCTCGCCCCTGTCACCGGTTCCGCCCGAACTGCGCACCCAGCTCTACATTCCCTTCATGAAAGCGCCCCTGCTGGATCTGGGCCTGTACTTCATTCCCTTCGCCATCTTCACCATCCTTGCCGTATCCAACAGTGTGAATTTCGCCGACGGCATGGACGGGCTGGCCACGGTGCCGGTGGCCATTGTCTACATGGTCTATGCGGTGGTGGCCTACGTGATCGGCAACGAGATCTACAGCGCCTATCTCAACTTCGACTATGTGGCTGGCGCGGGGGAATTCGCGGTGCTGGCCGGTGCGATCATCGGGGCCTGTCTGGGCTTTCTCTGGTACAATTTCTTTCCGGCGCAGGTCTTCATGGGTGACACGGGCAGCATGGCCCTGGGCGGGCTGGTGGCCGTGATGGCCCTGCTGCTCAAGCAGGAGCTGCTCTTTCTGATCGCCGGTGGCGTGTTCGTGGTCGAAGGCGCCAGCGTGTTGATCCAGGAGAAGATCGGCATCCGCTGGCTGGGCCGGCGCATTTTCTACCGAGCCCCGATCCATCATGCCTTCCAGCATCGCGGGGTGGCCGAGACCAAGGTCGTGATCCGTTTCTGGATCGTGGCGATGCTGCTGGGATTCATCGCCCTGTTGTCCCTCAAGTTCCGCTAG
- a CDS encoding NTP transferase domain-containing protein yields MPRTDDSLSGVLLCAGLGSRLRPLTFQRPKALVPLHGIALAEFGLRLLLEAGCRRIALNACHLAGQLEDWTAALPARFPGVTFSCHRETELLGTGGGLRAMLEQLPPGPVLVHNGDVIHDCPLKRLCNADPNRARLLVQQAPCVVEVDQGRVLGFRDPLRSTHGFAGVHWMGQAFRARLLDCRQADLIESWQEMQLEGWVIQAEHHTGLWEDLGRVGDYLPLHMRLGASEDYHALCRRLELKPDWDDTLEVSASALESHPDWRTTVLWPGARWTGASLESIITCQTPGSGTLKGEIVL; encoded by the coding sequence GTGCCCCGCACCGATGACAGCCTGAGTGGCGTGTTGCTCTGCGCCGGACTGGGAAGTCGCCTGCGGCCACTGACCTTTCAACGGCCCAAGGCGCTGGTGCCCCTGCACGGCATCGCGCTGGCCGAGTTCGGGCTGCGACTGCTGCTGGAAGCGGGCTGCCGCCGGATCGCGCTCAATGCCTGTCATCTGGCCGGGCAGCTCGAGGACTGGACGGCAGCGCTGCCAGCGCGCTTTCCCGGTGTGACATTCTCCTGCCATCGGGAAACCGAGCTGCTGGGAACGGGCGGAGGACTGCGGGCGATGCTGGAACAGCTGCCTCCGGGGCCTGTGCTGGTGCACAACGGTGATGTGATCCATGACTGTCCGTTGAAACGCCTCTGCAATGCCGACCCCAACCGTGCCCGCCTGCTGGTGCAACAGGCGCCGTGTGTGGTGGAGGTCGATCAGGGCAGAGTGCTGGGCTTTCGTGATCCCCTGCGTTCGACCCACGGTTTCGCGGGAGTGCACTGGATGGGGCAGGCCTTTCGCGCCCGATTGCTTGACTGCCGGCAGGCCGACCTGATCGAGAGCTGGCAGGAGATGCAGCTCGAAGGCTGGGTGATTCAGGCCGAGCATCACACGGGGCTCTGGGAGGATCTGGGCCGCGTGGGCGATTACCTGCCCCTTCACATGCGGCTGGGCGCCTCGGAGGACTACCACGCTCTCTGCCGACGTCTGGAGCTGAAGCCCGATTGGGACGATACACTCGAAGTCAGTGCCTCGGCGCTCGAAAGTCACCCGGACTGGCGCACCACGGTGCTCTGGCCGGGCGCACGCTGGACCGGAGCGTCGCTGGAATCGATCATCACCTGCCAAACGCCGGGCTCCGGCACTCTCAAGGGAGAAATCGTGCTGTGA
- a CDS encoding endonuclease/exonuclease/phosphatase family protein produces MKRLFKLLILLSPLLALGWWIHPWLSSGRAEGNTELSIVSWNLMALAEYGREGGDGLLQLAPLDPDVVCLQEIPFKRATMQETQLMVGGLEYWEYFPYEGQNSSGLAIFSRWPIRRSWRQLLPPEEESRVICMCELDVEGRSFYVATVHFPNSDIHDLGVRKTMRNELLGTSMRTIQAEAVVNWLEPWHQLPLALVGDFNTFPFSSAWRRLIRDYHDAFPLNSVFTGTFQANYDIEVKLDHVFLSDKVTALETRIPRIAGSDHFPVFARIQF; encoded by the coding sequence GTGAAGCGGCTGTTCAAACTTCTGATTCTTCTTTCGCCGCTGCTGGCGCTGGGCTGGTGGATTCATCCCTGGCTGAGCAGCGGCCGGGCGGAGGGCAATACCGAATTGTCCATCGTCTCGTGGAACCTGATGGCCCTTGCCGAGTACGGGCGTGAAGGCGGTGATGGCCTGCTGCAGCTCGCCCCCCTGGATCCCGACGTGGTCTGCCTGCAGGAGATTCCCTTCAAACGGGCCACCATGCAGGAGACCCAGTTGATGGTGGGGGGCCTGGAGTACTGGGAGTATTTCCCTTACGAGGGCCAGAACAGCAGCGGACTGGCAATCTTTTCGCGCTGGCCGATCCGCAGGAGCTGGCGCCAGCTGTTGCCACCCGAAGAAGAAAGCCGCGTGATCTGCATGTGCGAGCTGGACGTGGAAGGACGGTCCTTCTACGTGGCCACCGTGCACTTTCCCAATTCGGACATCCATGACCTGGGCGTTCGCAAGACCATGCGCAATGAACTGCTGGGAACCAGCATGCGCACGATCCAGGCCGAGGCGGTCGTGAATTGGCTGGAACCCTGGCATCAGCTTCCATTGGCCCTTGTGGGTGATTTCAATACGTTCCCGTTCTCTTCTGCCTGGCGGCGGCTCATCAGGGATTACCACGATGCCTTCCCGCTGAACAGCGTCTTCACGGGGACTTTCCAGGCCAACTATGACATAGAGGTGAAGCTGGACCATGTCTTTCTCTCCGACAAAGTCACCGCCCTGGAAACCCGGATTCCCCGCATTGCGGGCTCCGATCACTTCCCCGTCTTCGCCCGCATCCAATTCTGA